The Streptomyces sp. V3I7 genome segment TCCCGGCGGCGCCTCGGCCTGGACCGCGTCGACCTGTACCTGATCCACTGGCCGCTCCCCCGCGTCGACAAGTACGTCGACTCGTGGAAGGCGATGATCAAACTCCGCGGGGACGGCCTCGTGCGCTCCATCGGCGTCTCCAATTTCACGCAGCGGCACATCGAGCGGCTGGAGCGGGAGACGGGCGTGCTGCCCGCCGTCAACCAGATCGAGCTGCACCCGCTGTTCCCGCAGGAGGAGCTGCGCGCCTTCCACGCGGACAAGGGCATCGTCACCGAGAGCTGGAGCCCGCTGGGCCGCGCCCGTCAGCCCCTGCACGACCCCGTCGTCCTCAAGATCGCCGAGACGCTGGACGTCACCCCGGCCCAGGTGGTCCTCCGCTGGCATACCCAGCTGGGCGCGGTCCCCATCCCGAAGTCGTCCTCCCCGGAGCGCCGGCGCGAGAACCTGGACATCTTCGGCTTCGAACTGGACCCGGCCCAACTGGCGGCGATCTCCGGCCAGGTCCGCCGCCGGCTCGGGGGAAACCCGCAGACGCACGAGGAGTTCTGAGGCGGCCGGGGGTCGGTGGTGGCCGGGCGGGGTACTCGGGGGCCGTCGAGGGGCACGTGGCCCGCGCGCGGAAGGAGTCGCAGGTGGGTGATGACGAGCGGCTGCGAACGTATCGCGGCAAGCGTGACTTCGGGCGGACACGGGAGCCGGCGGGGGAAGGGGGTGCCGGCGAGGGCGAGCCGCGGTTCGTGGTGCAGATCCACGACGCGCGGCGGATGCACTTCGACTTCCGGCTGGAGGTGGGCGGGGTGCTGAAGTCGTGGTCGGTTCCCAAGGGGCCGTCCGGCGATCCGGGGGACAAGCGGCTGGCCGTGCCGACCGAGGACCACCCGCTGGAGTACGAGGACTTCGAGGGCGTGATCCCGAAGGGCGAGTACGGGGGCGGCACCGTCATCGTCTGGGACCACGGGACGTACGAGCCGCTCAGCCACGACCGCAAGGGGCGGCCGGTCGACTTCGAGGAGTCGCTGGAGCACGGGCACGCGACGTTCCGCCTGCACGGCTCCAAGCTGCGCGGCGAGTACGCCCTGACCCGGTTCCGCGGCCGCGACGGCGAGGACGCGTGGCTGCTGGTGCGGAAGGGGCCTGGGCGGTCGGGCGGGCACGGCACGCCCGACCCCCGTCGTGCCCGCTCCGTCCGCACCGGGCGCACGCTCTCCCAGGTCGCCGCGGACGCCGCCGAGAAGTGACGTACGCCGGTGGCGGCCCGGCGGCGGTTCAGCCCTGGTGGGCGCGCAGGGCGGCCAGGGCGCGGTCCGCGTGGGTGTTCATGCGCAGTTCGCTGCGGACGACCTCCAGGACGGTGCGGTCCTCGGCGATGACGAAGGTGACCCGCTTGGTGGGCGCGAGGGAGAACCCGCGCTTCACCCCGAACCGTTCGCGGACCTCGCCGTCGGCGTCGGACAGCAGCGGCATGCCGAGCGTGTGGCGGCCGGCGAACTCCTGCTGGCGGTCGACGGAGTCACCGCTGATCCCGACCGGCCGCGCGCCGACCGCCGCGAACTCCGCGGCCAGGTCGCGGAAGTGGCAGGCCTCCAC includes the following:
- a CDS encoding aldo/keto reductase, producing the protein MISIPAHRLNDGTTLPAIGLGTWPMDDAGAEEAVLGALDLGYRLIDTAVNYHNERGVGRGVADSGVPREEVVVTTKLPGRDHGYEETLASFENSRRRLGLDRVDLYLIHWPLPRVDKYVDSWKAMIKLRGDGLVRSIGVSNFTQRHIERLERETGVLPAVNQIELHPLFPQEELRAFHADKGIVTESWSPLGRARQPLHDPVVLKIAETLDVTPAQVVLRWHTQLGAVPIPKSSSPERRRENLDIFGFELDPAQLAAISGQVRRRLGGNPQTHEEF
- a CDS encoding DNA polymerase ligase N-terminal domain-containing protein, with protein sequence MGDDERLRTYRGKRDFGRTREPAGEGGAGEGEPRFVVQIHDARRMHFDFRLEVGGVLKSWSVPKGPSGDPGDKRLAVPTEDHPLEYEDFEGVIPKGEYGGGTVIVWDHGTYEPLSHDRKGRPVDFEESLEHGHATFRLHGSKLRGEYALTRFRGRDGEDAWLLVRKGPGRSGGHGTPDPRRARSVRTGRTLSQVAADAAEK
- a CDS encoding peroxiredoxin; protein product: MTENVNIGDKVEDFALPDETGTTRQLSELLADGPVVLFFYPAALTPGCTVEACHFRDLAAEFAAVGARPVGISGDSVDRQQEFAGRHTLGMPLLSDADGEVRERFGVKRGFSLAPTKRVTFVIAEDRTVLEVVRSELRMNTHADRALAALRAHQG